From Ipomoea triloba cultivar NCNSP0323 chromosome 5, ASM357664v1, the proteins below share one genomic window:
- the LOC116019466 gene encoding probable WRKY transcription factor 50 isoform X2, producing MSDMNPNFLGPNMMSTPPSYTNPNSNNLHFYPEMLQDYDYDYAQDFELSYVNTLLNDDYHHHYSNVVNNPFASSSSLFSHPQPTPTNVQDKSSTTSASSGSSGFDGMMPTTYPMQEVNSMRQMVNTTKAKERHSIAFRTKTELEILDDGYKWRKYGKKKVKSNSNPRNYYKCSHEGCVVKKRVERDGEDSKFLITEYEGIHNHESPYVIYYY from the exons ATGTCCGACATGAACCCTAATTTCCTAGGACCAAACATGATGTCCACCCCTCCATCATATACAAACCCTAATAGTAATAATCTCCATTTTTACCCTGAAATGCTCCAAGATTATGACTATGATTATGCCCAAGATTTCGAGCTTTCCTACGTTAACACCCTCCTCAATGATGATTATCATCATCACTACTCCAATGTTGTCAATAACCCCTTtgcttcttcttcatctctttTCTCCCACCCACAACCAACCCCCACCAATGTGCAAGACAAGAGTAGCACTACTTCCGCAAGCTCTGGCAGCTCTGGCTTTGATGGAATGATGCCCACAACTTATCCCATGCAAGAAGT GAACTCCATGAGGCAGATGGTGAATACAACAAAGGCCAAGGAGAGGCATTCAATTGCTTTTAGGACCAAGACTGAGCTTGAGATCTTGGATGATGGATATAAGTGGAGGAAGTATGGgaagaaaaaagttaaaagtaaCTCCAATCCAAG GAATTACTACAAGTGCTCACATGAAGGGTGCGTAGTAAAAAAGAGGGTGGAAAGAGATGGAGAGGATTCGAAGTTTTTGATAACAGAATATGAAGGAATACACAACCACGAGAGTccatatgttatatattactACTAA
- the LOC116019466 gene encoding probable WRKY transcription factor 50 isoform X1: MSDMNPNFLGPNMMSTPPSYTNPNSNNLHFYPEMLQDYDYDYAQDFELSYVNTLLNDDYHHHYSNVVNNPFASSSSLFSHPQPTPTNVQDKSSTTSASSGSSGFDGMMPTTYPMQEVRNSMRQMVNTTKAKERHSIAFRTKTELEILDDGYKWRKYGKKKVKSNSNPRNYYKCSHEGCVVKKRVERDGEDSKFLITEYEGIHNHESPYVIYYY; encoded by the exons ATGTCCGACATGAACCCTAATTTCCTAGGACCAAACATGATGTCCACCCCTCCATCATATACAAACCCTAATAGTAATAATCTCCATTTTTACCCTGAAATGCTCCAAGATTATGACTATGATTATGCCCAAGATTTCGAGCTTTCCTACGTTAACACCCTCCTCAATGATGATTATCATCATCACTACTCCAATGTTGTCAATAACCCCTTtgcttcttcttcatctctttTCTCCCACCCACAACCAACCCCCACCAATGTGCAAGACAAGAGTAGCACTACTTCCGCAAGCTCTGGCAGCTCTGGCTTTGATGGAATGATGCCCACAACTTATCCCATGCAAGAAGT CAGGAACTCCATGAGGCAGATGGTGAATACAACAAAGGCCAAGGAGAGGCATTCAATTGCTTTTAGGACCAAGACTGAGCTTGAGATCTTGGATGATGGATATAAGTGGAGGAAGTATGGgaagaaaaaagttaaaagtaaCTCCAATCCAAG GAATTACTACAAGTGCTCACATGAAGGGTGCGTAGTAAAAAAGAGGGTGGAAAGAGATGGAGAGGATTCGAAGTTTTTGATAACAGAATATGAAGGAATACACAACCACGAGAGTccatatgttatatattactACTAA
- the LOC116019465 gene encoding probable WRKY transcription factor 50: protein MSDMNPNFLGPNMMSTPPSYTNPNSNNLHFPPQMLQDYDYDYAQDFELSYVNTLLNDDYHHHYSNVVNNPFASSSSSIFSHPLPPPTIVQDKSSTTSASSGSSGFDGMLPTTTTYPMQEVKSMRQMVNTRKAKERHSIAFRTKTELEILDDGYKWRKYGKKKVKSNSNPRNYYKCSHEGCIVKKRVERDREDSKFLITEYEGIHNHESPYVIYYY from the exons ATGTCCGACATGAACCCTAATTTCCTAGGACCAAACATGATGTCCACCCCTCCATCATATACAAACCCTAATAGTAATAATCTTCATTTTCCCCCTCAAATGCTCCAAGATTATGACTATGATTATGCCCAAGATTTCGAGCTTTCCTACGTTAACACCCTCCTCAATGACGATTATCATCATCACTACTCCAATGTTGTCAATAACCcctttgcttcttcttcttcatctattTTCTCACACCCACTACCTCCCCCCACCATTGTGCAAGACAAGAGTAGCACTACTTCCGCAAGCTCTGGCAGCTCTGGCTTTGATGGAATGCTTCCCACAACTACTACTTATCCCATGCAAGAAGT GAAGTCCATGAGGCAGATGGTGAATACAAGAAAGGCCAAGGAGAGGCATTCAATTGCTTTTAGGACGAAGACTGAGCTTGAGATCTTGGATGATGGATACAAGTGGAGGAAATATGGgaagaaaaaagttaaaagtaaCTCCAATCCAAG GAATTACTACAAGTGCTCACATGAAGGGTGCATAGTGAAGAAGAGGGTGGAAAGAGATCGAGAGGATTCAAAATTTTTGATAACAGAATATGAAGGAATACACAACCACGAAAGCccatatgttatatattactACTAA
- the LOC116019464 gene encoding probable WRKY transcription factor 50, whose protein sequence is MSDMNPNFLGPNMMSTPPSYYTNPNSNNLHFSPEMLQDYDYDYAQDFDLSYVNTLLNDDHHHHYSNVVSNNPFASSSSSLFSQPLPPPTIVQDQSSTTSASSGSSGFDGMLPTANYPMQEVKSMRQMVNRAKAKERHSVAFRTKTELEILDDGYKWRKYGKKKVKSNSNPRNYYKCSHEGCIVKKRVERDREDSKFLITEYEGIHNHESPYVIYYY, encoded by the exons ATGTCCGACATGAACCCTAATTTCCTAGGTCCAAACATGATGTCCACCCCTCCATCATATTATACAAACCCTAATAGTAATAATCTCCATTTTTCCCCTGAAATGCTCCAAGATTATGACTATGATTATGCCCAAGATTTCGACCTTTCCTACGTTAACACCCTCCTCAAtgatgatcatcatcatcactactCCAATGTTGTTAGTAACAACCcctttgcttcttcttcttcatctctttTCTCACAGCCACTACCTCCCCCCACCATTGTGCAAGACCAGAGTAGCACTACTTCTGCAAGTTCTGGCAGCTCTGGCTTTGATGGAATGCTGCCCACAGCTAATTATCCCATGCAAGAAGT GAAGTCCATGAGGCAGATGGTGAATAGAGCAAAGGCCAAGGAGAGGCATTCAGTTGCTTTTAGGACAAAGACTGAGCTTGAGATATTGGATGATGGATACAAGTGGAGGAAGTATGGgaagaaaaaagttaaaagtaaCTCCAATCCAAG GAATTACTACAAGTGCTCGCATGAAGGGTGCATAGTGAAGAAGAGGGTGGAAAGAGATCGAGAGGATTCAAAGTTTTTGATAACAGAATACGAAGGAATACACAACCACGAGAGTccatatgttatatattactACTAA